The sequence AAATCTCAGAAAGCATATTGATGATATTTCGGGAAAATATATTGTATCAGGTGAAACAGCAGATCAGGCTATAATGTTTCTTCCTGCCGAGGCTATATTTGCCGAAATAAATGCGTATCATCAGGAAATAATAGAATATTCCCACAAGAAGAAAGTATGGCTTGCATCACCGACTACTTTAATGTCTGTACTTACTACGCTTCAGGTGGTAATGGTAAATGTGGAAAGAGAAAAATACGCCCATGTGATACAGGAAGAATTGCTCAGATTAGGACAGGAATTTGACAGATATCAGAAAAGATGGAGTAATCTTGAAAGAGATATAGACAGAGTACATAAAGACGTAAAAGATATCACAACTACTTCAAATAAAATAAGCAAGAGATTCGATCAGATATCTACTGTAAAACTGGGAGAAAAGTCAGAAATAATGATATCTGAATCTGAGTCAGACAAGGAGGATTAATGGGGAAGAAAGGAAAAATAGTCGTTTTTGGCATATTTCTTCTGGTTTTTCTGGGAGTCAGCAAGAAAATAAGCTTTGAAAAAGTAATGGACGGAGGAGAAGATATTATCAGCACTATAAGTCTTATGGATAAAGAAAAGGAGAGTTCCGGAAATGAAGAAAAAGCGGGACAGGAAGATGTGAAAATAGGAAATCCTTTATATATAAGAGTATTTAAAGAAGAAAAAGAGCTGGAAATGTGGATAAAGAATGACAAAGGTACGTATAGTCTATATAAAGTATTTGATATATGTACTTTTTCCGGAGGACTTGGACCGAAGAAAAAAGAAGGCGACAAAAAAAGTCCCGAAGGATTCTATTACACCAAAAAATCATTTTTAAATCCAAACAGCTCGTATCACCTTTCATTTAATATTGGATATCCAAATGAATATGACAAAAGTCACGGCTATACCGGAAGCCTGATTATGATT is a genomic window of Sebaldella sp. S0638 containing:
- a CDS encoding murein L,D-transpeptidase family protein codes for the protein MGKKGKIVVFGIFLLVFLGVSKKISFEKVMDGGEDIISTISLMDKEKESSGNEEKAGQEDVKIGNPLYIRVFKEEKELEMWIKNDKGTYSLYKVFDICTFSGGLGPKKKEGDKKSPEGFYYTKKSFLNPNSSYHLSFNIGYPNEYDKSHGYTGSLIMIHGNCVSIGCYAMTDKYIEEIYGIVEKTLNKGQEKINVDVFPFKMKQANMKRHKNSEYYSFWEEIKFGYDYFEKNKIPPKVIVENKKYKLAP